In the genome of Carnobacterium viridans, one region contains:
- the rlmH gene encoding 23S rRNA (pseudouridine(1915)-N(3))-methyltransferase RlmH, translated as MNIKIITVGKLKEKYLKMGIAEYAKRLSAYCKMELIEVPDEKAPEKLSEAEMVQVKEKEGERILAKIPDQAFVFALTIEGKQRTSEEFAKEIEQLGVQGKSTIVFVIGGSLGLSDAVMKRSNTPISFGKMTLPHQLMRLVLIEQIYRGFKIVRNEPYHK; from the coding sequence TTGAACATCAAAATAATAACTGTGGGTAAGTTAAAAGAAAAATATTTGAAAATGGGTATTGCAGAATACGCTAAGAGATTATCAGCTTATTGTAAAATGGAATTAATTGAAGTTCCAGACGAAAAAGCACCTGAAAAATTAAGTGAAGCTGAAATGGTGCAAGTTAAAGAAAAAGAAGGCGAGCGTATTTTAGCAAAGATTCCAGATCAAGCATTTGTTTTTGCGTTAACTATTGAAGGCAAACAACGTACTTCAGAAGAATTTGCAAAAGAAATTGAACAACTAGGTGTTCAAGGGAAAAGTACCATTGTTTTTGTGATAGGTGGGTCATTAGGGTTAAGCGATGCAGTAATGAAAAGAAGCAATACACCTATTTCCTTTGGAAAAATGACACTACCTCATCAATTGATGCGATTAGTTTTAATTGAACAGATCTATCGTGGCTTCAAAATTGTTCGGAATGAACCGTACCATAAGTAA
- a CDS encoding DUF5067 domain-containing protein, producing MNKVFWLVLSVASVLGACSTDKVDNDGQNSSSNAVATEEVSTTETNSVDENYKVYSINSLEYSIPESWTEEVSDENLKYYYPEDGMLMVSYSETDGTISNSVSRASFVEGFTSNLESFDIISETEITVGGKTAYQYNLNNEVSNEEYETSVVIFDYYDGIISLVMTKASNSDEDYSNEFENILSSIELTDEVDEEVEEIVEESAGKEIVLGEPIELGEYTLTIQKYSLGVDYEGDSALIIEYDWVNNSEDSTSPFMTFMLKGFQDDVETDDAIMVEGVDLGVGQKEVRPSGVIEGAQSTVGISDTTKPLELELDELFSLDSNPYIAEIDLSTLE from the coding sequence ATGAATAAAGTTTTTTGGTTGGTTTTGAGTGTTGCAAGTGTGTTGGGTGCTTGCTCTACCGATAAGGTTGATAATGATGGTCAAAATAGCAGTTCAAATGCTGTTGCAACGGAAGAAGTATCAACAACTGAAACAAACAGCGTGGATGAAAATTATAAAGTATATTCTATAAATAGTTTGGAGTATTCAATTCCTGAAAGTTGGACGGAAGAAGTATCTGATGAAAACCTGAAATACTATTACCCTGAAGATGGTATGCTAATGGTTAGTTATTCGGAGACAGATGGAACTATTTCCAATAGTGTATCAAGAGCGAGTTTCGTAGAGGGCTTTACTTCTAATCTTGAATCATTCGATATAATTTCGGAGACAGAAATAACCGTAGGAGGTAAAACAGCATACCAGTACAATTTGAATAATGAAGTATCCAACGAAGAGTATGAAACTTCTGTAGTTATTTTTGATTATTATGATGGAATAATTAGCTTAGTTATGACAAAGGCATCAAATTCAGACGAAGATTATAGCAATGAATTTGAAAACATACTTAGTTCAATAGAACTTACAGATGAAGTTGATGAAGAGGTAGAGGAAATAGTTGAGGAGTCTGCTGGAAAAGAGATTGTCTTAGGAGAACCTATAGAATTAGGAGAATACACATTAACCATTCAAAAATATAGCCTTGGTGTAGATTATGAAGGAGATAGTGCTTTAATCATTGAATATGACTGGGTCAATAATTCGGAAGATTCAACTTCCCCGTTCATGACATTCATGTTAAAAGGGTTTCAAGATGATGTTGAAACTGATGATGCAATTATGGTTGAGGGTGTAGATTTAGGAGTTGGACAAAAAGAAGTAAGACCTAGTGGGGTAATCGAAGGTGCTCAGAGCACGGTTGGTATATCTGATACAACTAAGCCGCTAGAATTGGAATTAGATGAACTATTCTCATTAGATAGTAACCCTTATATAGCGGAAATTGATCTATCCACGTTAGAATAA
- a CDS encoding MBL fold metallo-hydrolase, whose product MVSKESNGLKVSILASGSSGNVTYIESEKKKILVDSGLSGKKITELLKKIDRNVADLDGILVTHEHRDHVHGVGVLARKYHLDVYANEQTWEAMTPIIGTIKTEQKYLFEMGKTMTIGDIDVESFGVSHDAIAPQFYSFHKDNKSFVMLTDTGYVSDRMRGIVSNADAYLFESNHDLEMLRMGNYPWHLKQRILGDKGHLSNEDGALALAEIIGDATKKVYLGHLSKDNNLKELAHLTAVNILKEKETGVEDKFLVFDTDPVVPTSLFVV is encoded by the coding sequence ATGGTATCCAAAGAAAGTAATGGTTTAAAGGTTAGTATTCTTGCCAGCGGAAGTTCTGGAAATGTGACATATATAGAATCTGAAAAAAAGAAGATTTTAGTTGATAGTGGATTAAGCGGAAAAAAAATAACGGAATTGTTAAAAAAAATTGACCGAAATGTAGCTGACCTGGATGGGATATTAGTCACACACGAACACCGTGATCATGTACATGGTGTGGGTGTTTTAGCTAGAAAATATCATTTAGATGTTTACGCTAATGAACAGACATGGGAAGCTATGACACCCATAATCGGCACGATAAAAACAGAACAGAAGTATTTATTTGAAATGGGAAAAACAATGACCATTGGCGATATAGATGTAGAAAGTTTTGGAGTTTCACATGATGCAATCGCACCTCAGTTTTATAGTTTTCATAAAGACAATAAAAGTTTTGTCATGTTGACTGATACAGGTTATGTTAGTGATCGTATGAGAGGGATTGTTTCGAACGCAGATGCGTATTTATTTGAAAGCAATCATGATCTCGAAATGCTGCGAATGGGAAATTACCCGTGGCATTTAAAACAACGTATTTTAGGAGATAAAGGACATCTTTCAAACGAAGACGGTGCACTAGCTTTAGCTGAAATCATAGGAGATGCCACGAAAAAAGTGTATTTAGGTCATCTAAGTAAAGACAATAATTTAAAAGAATTGGCTCATTTAACTGCTGTAAATATTTTAAAAGAAAAAGAAACAGGTGTAGAGGACAAATTTTTAGTATTTGATACAGATCCAGTTGTACCTACTTCTTTATTTGTTGTTTAA
- a CDS encoding S1C family serine protease: MSEETKNKKSGSWKNGLVGGLIGGLVVAALGGGYLAATDNGVNTETGVGMVDKDTGEVITTNVSVDVTSDVTEAVAKVEDSVVSVVNMQSQADGGLGGAFETNSMQEEDNLQTAGEGSGVIYKKDGDTAYVVTNNHVIDGSDAIEVILKDGTKVEAELIGTDIWTDLAVLSIPSENITTVATFGDSDALTVGEPAIAIGSPLGTNFVSSVTQGIISAKNRSVETDITGDGVVDWEVTALQTDAAINPGNSGGALINIAGQVIGINSMKISSDTVEGMGFAIPSNDVVSIINQLEANGEVVRPVLGISLLDLSEISEQQQETVLKLPEDVTSGVVVAEVQPDSAAEVAGLEQYDVIVKFNGKEVTDSISLRKEIYASELGKEIEVEYYRNGELQKTTVTMTASEPTL, from the coding sequence ATGAGTGAGGAAACAAAAAATAAAAAAAGTGGTTCTTGGAAAAATGGACTTGTCGGAGGGCTAATAGGTGGACTTGTAGTAGCGGCACTAGGTGGAGGTTACTTAGCAGCAACGGATAATGGAGTAAATACTGAAACTGGTGTAGGTATGGTCGATAAAGACACTGGAGAAGTGATCACAACCAATGTCAGCGTAGATGTGACTTCTGATGTAACAGAAGCTGTCGCTAAAGTAGAGGATTCAGTTGTTTCCGTTGTTAATATGCAATCACAGGCCGATGGAGGTTTAGGTGGCGCATTTGAGACGAATAGCATGCAAGAAGAAGATAATTTACAGACAGCTGGTGAAGGTAGTGGAGTGATTTATAAAAAAGATGGTGATACAGCTTATGTCGTAACCAATAATCATGTTATCGATGGTTCAGATGCAATTGAAGTTATTTTAAAAGATGGCACAAAAGTTGAAGCTGAATTAATCGGAACAGATATCTGGACAGATCTAGCCGTATTGTCTATTCCTTCTGAAAATATTACCACAGTTGCTACTTTTGGCGATTCAGATGCATTGACTGTTGGCGAACCTGCAATTGCAATCGGTTCTCCACTAGGAACAAACTTTGTTTCTTCTGTTACTCAAGGAATTATATCTGCTAAAAATCGTAGTGTTGAAACGGATATTACAGGCGATGGCGTAGTAGATTGGGAAGTTACAGCTCTTCAAACCGACGCAGCTATCAATCCAGGTAATTCTGGTGGTGCTTTGATCAATATAGCTGGTCAAGTAATTGGCATCAATTCAATGAAAATCTCTAGTGATACTGTCGAAGGAATGGGATTTGCTATTCCAAGCAATGACGTTGTCAGCATCATTAATCAATTGGAAGCAAATGGTGAAGTTGTTCGTCCGGTATTGGGAATTAGCTTATTGGATTTAAGTGAAATATCTGAACAACAACAAGAAACAGTCTTGAAATTACCTGAAGATGTTACCTCAGGTGTTGTAGTAGCTGAAGTTCAACCAGATTCAGCAGCTGAAGTCGCTGGATTAGAGCAATACGATGTTATTGTGAAATTCAATGGTAAAGAAGTGACAGATTCAATATCATTGCGTAAAGAAATTTATGCTTCTGAACTTGGAAAAGAAATTGAAGTCGAGTACTATCGTAATGGTGAACTTCAAAAAACGACAGTCACAATGACTGCTTCAGAACCAACTCTATAA
- a CDS encoding ClbS/DfsB family four-helix bundle protein, with amino-acid sequence MREYQNKTELINTIKEHYQKYITEFDSIPEEFKDKRIIEVEQTPSENLSYQLGWINLLLQWEKNEQQGKTVQTPTEEYKWNNLGGLYQSFYQEYGKYSLVKQKELLTQLVEELCQWVESLSDTELFEPEQRNWATTKAKWPIWKWIHTNTIAPFTNFRTKIRKWKKAIS; translated from the coding sequence ATGAGAGAATATCAAAATAAAACTGAATTAATAAACACCATTAAAGAACACTACCAAAAATACATCACCGAATTTGATTCTATCCCTGAAGAATTTAAAGACAAGAGAATCATAGAAGTAGAACAAACTCCTTCTGAAAATTTATCTTATCAGCTTGGTTGGATCAATCTCTTACTTCAATGGGAAAAAAATGAACAACAAGGAAAAACTGTTCAAACACCTACTGAAGAATACAAATGGAACAATCTAGGTGGATTATATCAGTCTTTCTATCAAGAATATGGGAAATACTCATTAGTAAAACAAAAAGAACTGTTAACTCAGTTAGTTGAAGAGTTATGCCAGTGGGTGGAAAGTCTCTCTGATACTGAATTATTTGAACCCGAACAACGAAATTGGGCTACTACAAAAGCCAAATGGCCTATTTGGAAATGGATTCATACAAATACAATTGCACCATTTACGAATTTCAGAACCAAAATTCGTAAATGGAAAAAAGCAATTAGCTAA
- the gloA gene encoding lactoylglutathione lyase, whose amino-acid sequence MKQELVEICLRVRDIEATLDFYTNLFDFEIASRREFPEDKFDLVYLNSPGSSVQIELTYNYDAEPYNVGDGFSHLGVTVSDLEKMHEVCKSSAYQTGDLRGLSGGTPSYFFVTDPDGYRIEVKRAK is encoded by the coding sequence ATGAAACAAGAACTTGTTGAGATTTGCCTGCGTGTTAGAGATATTGAAGCTACTTTAGACTTTTATACTAATCTATTTGATTTTGAAATTGCCAGTCGCAGAGAATTCCCTGAAGATAAATTTGATTTAGTTTATCTGAATTCTCCTGGTTCTTCTGTACAAATTGAACTCACTTACAATTACGATGCTGAGCCATACAATGTAGGAGACGGCTTCAGTCATTTAGGTGTGACTGTTAGTGACTTAGAAAAAATGCATGAAGTTTGTAAATCTTCTGCTTACCAAACAGGTGATTTAAGAGGGCTTTCAGGAGGCACACCCTCTTATTTCTTTGTGACGGACCCTGATGGCTATCGGATTGAAGTAAAACGCGCAAAATAA
- a CDS encoding metallophosphoesterase family protein: MFQVTNKRMGKNNSEVKQAYNAIFQNTLFEIQILGRLLQHDETGPISANIAGKFLFSENVNTGISEYVFEYLKFVVQLANSLPITTDGKRVELLEKNQLKKVFSNNRNKDEFLTYRSDIKPALSFMPQELKISLENSIIIAKQSQSVKLKPILRSKSEKKISNLRKNYIPHSVHPKDTEEHFENVLSTENTNLLNVISDVHSNDGKLPFFNKNFNIMVGDISDSKVTNGDIKGLYVIGNHELVDVLPSSRQELQEKKWKPFLRTKWFKQLLENPDESWYMLPVGNHTFYEVVKDELEQRFPRINILHNSHIVHEGIRYIGITVPVVLVKRKKEQQKFILKTLKNLLNNDYDIPTVIVSHAPLFNELNMVSMKSKVYNNEYNCSEPNIEELFKEYNIIGAIHGHHHIPASSGRSKVVHFAGKELFVVCSIYSKMNTGFELMNLIRSKQSN; this comes from the coding sequence ATGTTTCAAGTTACTAATAAAAGGATGGGTAAAAACAATAGTGAAGTTAAACAAGCTTATAATGCAATATTTCAAAATACATTATTTGAGATTCAAATTCTTGGGCGACTTCTGCAGCATGACGAAACTGGACCGATTTCTGCAAATATTGCAGGTAAATTCTTATTTAGTGAGAATGTAAACACAGGAATTTCTGAGTATGTTTTCGAATACCTTAAATTTGTCGTTCAACTCGCTAATTCGTTACCCATAACAACGGATGGAAAAAGAGTTGAATTGTTAGAAAAAAATCAGTTAAAGAAAGTTTTTTCTAATAATAGAAATAAAGATGAGTTTTTAACCTATAGATCAGACATTAAACCAGCATTGAGTTTCATGCCTCAAGAATTAAAGATAAGTTTAGAAAATTCAATTATCATTGCAAAACAATCTCAGTCTGTAAAATTAAAACCTATTTTACGATCAAAATCAGAGAAGAAAATTTCTAATCTTAGAAAAAATTATATTCCGCATAGTGTTCATCCTAAAGATACAGAAGAACACTTTGAAAATGTTCTTTCTACAGAGAATACAAATTTATTGAATGTTATCTCTGATGTTCACTCTAATGACGGAAAGCTGCCATTCTTCAACAAAAATTTCAATATAATGGTAGGAGATATCTCGGACTCTAAAGTAACAAACGGAGATATTAAAGGGCTCTACGTTATTGGAAATCATGAATTAGTAGATGTATTGCCGAGTAGTAGACAAGAACTTCAAGAAAAAAAGTGGAAACCATTTCTGAGAACCAAATGGTTTAAACAGCTTTTAGAAAATCCCGATGAGTCGTGGTACATGTTGCCTGTGGGCAATCATACATTTTATGAGGTAGTGAAGGATGAGCTTGAACAACGATTCCCACGAATAAACATATTGCATAATAGTCATATAGTTCATGAAGGAATACGATATATCGGGATCACAGTACCAGTTGTTTTAGTTAAGAGAAAGAAAGAGCAACAAAAATTTATTCTCAAAACTTTAAAAAATTTACTGAACAACGATTATGATATTCCAACGGTAATCGTTTCACATGCACCACTGTTTAACGAATTGAATATGGTCTCAATGAAGAGCAAAGTATATAACAATGAATATAATTGTTCAGAACCTAATATTGAAGAATTATTTAAGGAATATAACATAATTGGAGCTATACATGGTCATCATCATATACCAGCATCGTCTGGACGAAGCAAAGTTGTGCACTTTGCAGGCAAAGAGCTCTTTGTGGTTTGCTCAATTTATTCTAAAATGAATACAGGATTTGAGTTAATGAATCTGATAAGATCTAAGCAATCAAACTAA
- a CDS encoding HEPN domain-containing protein, with protein sequence MDKNKLTGEFEIEAKWFSDDSKNAEYGILKYSQNSIVVELPDSDMEFDRKFRTVIGENQKNIISLFNVRVISESNKYLNKTKLLADFMFIDKKAIDSLEDFKIDSIQWSTDNLPLFLNDSAWEGLSEGEGVKYSEIPKREYKIQNLDATISINYSYITKSQITSEGLVNTFKTIPYFSIKYSKVKSILEIKEDVQKICNLICILSGAPQVISTFKYSSTEYDLLGKKMPVKSQFYFSQGIPSQKKYQKIVSAYKFDLIADNFGDILSKYFEEHGKLQAIIQHLTLLISYKNLLESSYVDAITSLEAFHTELYGDDKKITLFTQDIIMKLKAETKEAYKDKKGNEKDEEAILLTYIKKVKKITLKERLVELFDLTPVKLKQNFKHHKINFLIDEDKNEFTRKSVKTRNHLAHGNSQIIFTFDEMLSATYILSMIAECCLMKRIGLDEELITEGIFNTRIYRNYIK encoded by the coding sequence ATGGATAAAAATAAGCTTACTGGAGAATTTGAAATTGAGGCAAAATGGTTTTCAGATGATTCTAAAAATGCAGAGTATGGAATATTAAAATATTCGCAAAATAGTATTGTTGTGGAGTTGCCAGATAGCGATATGGAATTTGATAGAAAATTTAGAACAGTAATAGGTGAAAATCAAAAAAATATAATAAGTTTATTTAATGTGCGAGTTATTAGCGAATCGAACAAATATTTAAATAAAACTAAATTACTTGCTGACTTTATGTTCATCGATAAAAAGGCAATTGATAGTTTGGAAGACTTTAAAATTGATTCAATTCAGTGGTCAACTGATAACTTACCACTTTTTCTAAATGATAGTGCTTGGGAAGGTTTAAGTGAAGGAGAAGGTGTTAAATATTCTGAAATTCCAAAGAGAGAGTACAAGATTCAAAATTTAGATGCGACCATAAGTATTAACTATTCATATATTACTAAGTCACAAATAACGTCGGAAGGTCTAGTTAATACATTTAAAACAATACCATACTTTAGCATTAAATATAGTAAAGTAAAAAGTATACTTGAAATTAAAGAAGATGTACAAAAAATTTGTAATTTAATTTGTATACTAAGTGGTGCTCCTCAAGTGATAAGTACGTTCAAATATAGTTCAACGGAATATGATTTACTAGGCAAAAAAATGCCAGTAAAGAGTCAATTTTATTTTAGTCAAGGAATCCCTTCCCAAAAAAAGTATCAGAAAATTGTCTCTGCCTATAAGTTTGATTTAATTGCGGATAATTTTGGTGATATTTTATCAAAGTATTTCGAGGAGCATGGGAAGCTACAAGCTATAATTCAACACTTAACTCTGCTAATTTCTTATAAAAATTTACTTGAGTCTAGTTATGTAGATGCAATTACTAGTTTAGAAGCATTTCATACGGAATTGTATGGTGATGATAAAAAAATTACTCTCTTTACCCAAGATATTATTATGAAATTAAAAGCAGAGACTAAAGAAGCATATAAAGATAAAAAGGGAAATGAAAAAGATGAAGAAGCTATTCTATTAACATACATTAAAAAAGTTAAAAAGATTACGCTTAAAGAACGATTAGTTGAATTATTTGATTTAACTCCTGTTAAACTAAAACAAAATTTTAAACATCATAAAATTAACTTTCTTATAGATGAAGATAAAAATGAATTTACGCGTAAATCTGTAAAGACTAGAAATCATCTTGCACATGGAAATAGTCAAATAATATTTACTTTTGATGAAATGTTAAGCGCCACCTATATATTATCAATGATTGCAGAATGCTGTTTGATGAAAAGAATAGGTTTGGATGAAGAATTAATAACGGAAGGTATATTTAATACTAGAATCTATAGAAACTATATTAAGTAG
- a CDS encoding Shedu anti-phage system protein SduA domain-containing protein, producing MNRLDLYKKPILLRTFITNDDEHSDEEYKTYSRAVEDVEINNDKFKKDSEFYEIIKEMIFEVDEEDRPFLYIICYTFNSSYNSLEVAALMKTSVEGSKNEIDRTILHELAMSVIYNIPIFPNHENLEEELGLYYNELYKHGFELIDKNEKVKKYKLADILIPNFENQKDDLSEEKIPRIYSYSEVNFYKNKLMEKLKNFDNAQYIINNLKDGIEKLSDQLNSPERNENKIQKILTNYPILFGTEYTEVLDKQSFGSEYEADYVLKRYNGLYDIVEIEASTLNIYTKQGNPSSQLVHAEQQIMDWLEWIEHNSSYAREKIKKLYSPKGYVVIGRSNTLTRSNKEKLRRRNLVFRDKIEIITYDDLLENAKLLLDFLSGNKIKK from the coding sequence TTGAATAGATTAGACTTATATAAGAAGCCTATTTTATTACGTACTTTTATTACGAATGATGATGAACACAGTGACGAAGAATATAAAACTTATTCACGTGCAGTAGAAGATGTTGAAATTAATAATGATAAATTTAAAAAAGATTCTGAGTTTTATGAAATTATCAAAGAAATGATTTTTGAGGTTGATGAAGAAGATAGACCGTTTCTTTATATTATCTGTTATACATTTAATAGTTCATATAATAGCCTCGAGGTAGCAGCTCTAATGAAGACATCAGTTGAAGGATCAAAAAATGAAATAGACAGAACAATACTTCATGAATTAGCTATGTCGGTTATTTACAATATACCTATCTTTCCTAATCACGAGAATTTGGAAGAGGAACTGGGTCTTTATTATAACGAATTATATAAACATGGTTTTGAATTAATAGATAAAAACGAAAAGGTAAAAAAATATAAACTTGCTGATATTTTAATTCCAAATTTTGAAAATCAAAAGGATGATTTGTCAGAAGAAAAAATACCACGGATATATTCATATAGCGAAGTAAATTTTTATAAGAATAAATTAATGGAAAAATTAAAGAATTTTGATAATGCACAATATATAATAAATAACTTGAAAGATGGAATTGAAAAGTTATCAGATCAGTTAAACAGCCCTGAAAGAAATGAGAATAAGATTCAAAAAATATTAACAAACTATCCAATTCTATTTGGAACAGAATATACTGAAGTATTAGATAAGCAGAGTTTTGGATCAGAATATGAAGCTGATTATGTTTTGAAAAGGTATAATGGACTTTATGATATTGTTGAAATCGAAGCAAGCACATTAAATATTTATACTAAACAAGGTAATCCGTCTAGCCAACTGGTGCACGCAGAGCAACAAATAATGGACTGGTTAGAGTGGATTGAACATAATAGCTCATACGCACGAGAAAAAATTAAAAAACTATACTCACCAAAGGGCTATGTTGTCATTGGAAGGTCGAATACTTTAACAAGAAGTAATAAAGAAAAGCTAAGAAGAAGAAACTTAGTTTTTAGAGATAAAATCGAAATAATTACATATGACGACTTATTAGAAAACGCTAAATTATTATTAGATTTTTTAAGTGGTAACAAAATAAAAAAATGA
- a CDS encoding two-component system regulatory protein YycI — MDFKRIQIIFIITFLFLNTFLIFTYLDKNKNYYTSSSNQLIDFIEEMENENIRLPNFSKTENKVPYVQAEINSLFEDNIDKLKNHSGTIEKDGSLYMSLLSNPLALSEEEELTKEDIKLLDEFVISDQVLFGKQYSYFSYSSTEQKIIYTQLANNIPIADGTSQIVFHLNNKKEVISYDQTYAGPVTVQGDSRKLITDKNAVEILYQNDEIQANATVRKPKLTYSKTLSLQKLSMYAPVWYIEIVNSGSTEIERVDALSGSIIRTPTSETPAAEESAAQ, encoded by the coding sequence ATGGACTTTAAACGAATTCAAATTATTTTTATTATTACCTTTCTCTTTCTAAATACTTTTTTGATATTTACGTATTTAGATAAAAATAAAAATTATTATACTAGCAGTTCAAATCAGTTAATTGATTTTATAGAAGAAATGGAAAATGAAAATATTCGGTTACCAAATTTTTCAAAAACTGAAAATAAAGTGCCCTATGTTCAAGCAGAAATAAATAGTTTATTTGAAGATAATATAGATAAATTGAAAAATCATTCTGGAACAATCGAAAAAGACGGTTCACTTTACATGAGTTTACTTTCTAATCCACTTGCTTTGTCAGAAGAGGAAGAATTGACTAAGGAAGACATTAAGTTGCTCGATGAATTTGTGATAAGTGATCAAGTTCTTTTTGGTAAACAGTATAGTTATTTTAGTTATAGCTCAACAGAGCAAAAAATAATTTATACTCAACTAGCGAACAATATTCCAATTGCAGATGGAACATCCCAAATTGTATTTCATTTGAATAATAAGAAAGAAGTCATCTCTTATGACCAAACCTATGCAGGTCCTGTTACTGTTCAAGGAGATAGTCGAAAACTGATTACAGATAAAAATGCTGTTGAAATTTTATATCAAAATGACGAAATACAAGCGAATGCTACTGTAAGAAAACCAAAGTTAACGTATTCGAAAACACTTTCGCTACAGAAATTAAGCATGTATGCACCAGTGTGGTACATTGAAATTGTTAACAGTGGAAGTACCGAGATCGAACGAGTAGATGCACTGAGCGGCAGTATTATACGAACGCCAACGAGTGAGACACCAGCTGCAGAAGAATCTGCAGCACAATAG
- a CDS encoding CxxH/CxxC protein — protein MDKILACKEHVEEALDDAVYGGFELPVLDQLLPVDNSKQKCGYCEKDAIYVVSNKHSTTI, from the coding sequence ATGGATAAAATTTTAGCTTGTAAGGAACATGTGGAAGAAGCTTTAGATGACGCAGTTTATGGAGGTTTTGAACTGCCGGTACTAGACCAATTGTTACCTGTTGATAACTCGAAACAAAAATGTGGTTATTGCGAGAAGGATGCAATATATGTAGTGTCGAACAAGCATTCTACCACTATATAA
- the arr gene encoding NAD(+)--rifampin ADP-ribosyltransferase: MRMKFDPSNPIIQLCMKGMALEESGNLDDAIEAFIEAWNQTSDDYERFIAAYHLGLRQNNVDDKLKWMEKSLALALKINDDDVKSAYPTLYLTIAKCYEAMNDTTNARKNSELFHSCQGRPTDAGPFYHGSKADLQVGDLLTAGKKSNYEKDLKMNHIYFTANINGAGLAAALSKGEGIEHVYIIEPTGEFENDPNVTDKKFPGNLTRSYRSQNPLKVLGEVTDWEKLTHSERQEWDERLAKNKGEIIN, translated from the coding sequence ATGAGGATGAAATTTGACCCAAGTAATCCTATTATCCAGCTCTGTATGAAAGGGATGGCTCTAGAAGAAAGTGGAAATTTGGATGATGCCATCGAAGCTTTTATTGAAGCATGGAACCAAACAAGTGACGACTATGAAAGATTTATTGCAGCTTATCATTTAGGATTAAGACAAAATAATGTCGACGATAAGTTAAAATGGATGGAAAAATCATTGGCCCTGGCTCTAAAAATTAATGATGATGATGTTAAGAGTGCTTATCCAACTTTATATTTAACTATCGCTAAATGTTATGAAGCAATGAATGATACTACAAATGCTAGAAAAAATAGTGAATTGTTTCATTCATGTCAAGGTAGACCGACTGACGCTGGTCCTTTTTATCATGGGTCAAAGGCAGATTTGCAAGTTGGCGATTTGCTAACAGCGGGTAAGAAATCAAATTACGAAAAAGATCTTAAAATGAACCACATCTATTTCACAGCAAATATCAATGGTGCGGGACTTGCTGCAGCATTATCAAAAGGTGAAGGAATAGAACATGTTTATATCATAGAACCTACCGGTGAATTTGAAAACGACCCTAATGTAACTGACAAGAAATTCCCTGGTAACCTAACACGTTCTTATCGCTCCCAAAACCCTCTAAAAGTTTTGGGAGAAGTAACAGATTGGGAAAAACTGACTCATTCAGAACGACAGGAATGGGATGAAAGATTAGCTAAGAATAAAGGGGAGATTATTAACTAA